TATCAACCCTATTACGTCAAGCGATCGCCTAAACCCGGTTTTTTTACCCTCAAAGAAATCAAGGCCATGGATGTCCCGGGCTGGCCTCAATCGATCGAGGGACTACGGAAAAAAGCCGTCCGGGAGAGATGGCCCCGCTCGGGCCGCCGTCCGTCTAAGGGTGGGGCCTATGAATATCGCGCCGGGTTGCCCGATTAACTGAAACCTTTACCCTGATTGGGTTAGGGGAAAAGACTAGGTTCTTTTTTGGACTTTTCGATCGCACCTCGCAATGGCGCGAAGTTTCCCTAGACACAGAAAAATTTATACCTTGCTGTTGGTAGCTTGCAACGGTAAACCAATTCTCAGGGTATTTTGGGGCAAAATACGCAATTTTTGCGGTTTTGGTTGTTAGGGGGGATTAG
The sequence above is a segment of the Microcystis wesenbergii NRERC-220 genome. Coding sequences within it:
- a CDS encoding DNA-binding protein, with amino-acid sequence MTDYSYKDYQPYYVKRSPKPGFFTLKEIKAMDVPGWPQSIEGLRKKAVRERWPRSGRRPSKGGAYEYRAGLPD